The sequence ATAAATGCGTACAAATTGAACTGATATAATAATGAAGCTGGATTTGACAACAACCAAAGGAATAGTCTGGTCGAAAAATATGATAGGTagtgctagttttttttttgggagttctAAAAggttttttctctttaatttttatttagaaaacaaAATGTTAGTTAGATTCATCTTAAGACGAGTTGTGAATGGACAGAGGAGCTTCTTCTATCCATGTCTCAAACTCCAGTATTCAAACAGTGACAATATAGCCTTAATCTcacaaaaactaataacaaaaataaaatacagaaCAGAGTAATCTAGCTATTAGCTAGTTTATTTAGAGACATGAAACGAACAATAACATCTTAATCAAACTAGGTAATCAGCCAATGCTTAATCACATCTGAATGATTGTTATATTCGGATTTGTGACCCAGTTGAACAAGTTCTAGGCTAAACCAAACTTCATAGCCACCAACGCCACAAGGACCATTTATTTTATTCACATTATTATCACCACATAGGTGCAAAAGTACATAATATGATCAGAAAAACTCTCAAGGACTGCAAGTGAAGTTGAAGTTGGCACAATTAGTCCTTCGAGACTTCAGCGAGGAGCTTAATCCCAGCCTTGACTTTGCCAAATCAAACTGAAGCAGATTGTCCTCCAATTGGTATGCCCCTATGACAATTGAAGCTTTTGGATGAGATCCTCCATCAACAAAGCCTAAACATGTCACACCCGGTTGTGCCTGCACCATTAAGTTTGCACCAACAATTCTCCATATAACATTTTGTGTGTGCAACACAAGGTCAACGTTGGGAACTCCAGGTCCAAGCCTTGAGcttgtaattttgtttgattcatAACATACCCCAAATGGTGCAACAGGTTTTGTCTGGGGTACCCCCCGAGAGCTCTTTAGAGAAAAATTGAGTGACTGTTGTGAAAATCGAGTGCTCGAGAATTGTATAAGGAGTTGTGGTACTGATCATTGCTCCACCTAAACCATGTTGTTTGAATGATAGAAGAGACGTGTCTAGTGGAACAAGTTTGTTGTTGACTTTTATTGAACTCACTTGTATGTAGTACTCTCCTTTTTGGCTCACGGTTTATGGGGTATAGCTTAGTGGACGTGAAATATCAATACCTGGATGCATATAGTATGGTCCATCTCCGAAGAAAATAACTCCGTTACTGCGTGTGGAAGATGTGAGGCACAAGGCAAATTTTGGTTGAAATCCAAAGTGTGAAGCAAGTTGAGTTGGTACAGAAATTGGTGCATGGCCTAGTCCAATAACCCCTCGAACATTTTTTGGTAACCCTTTTTGTAATAGGAAGGAAGGTGCACAAGTAAAGAGAAATTGAGGCACCCTAGCCATTGGCCCTGGGTTAGACCCTTGAGTTGACTGAATTAAGAGCTCATCTTGTGCAAGTTCACCCATGGCACTTTGATGTGTTACCGGGTTCTCTACCATGAGCCCACGTGTTGTTATGGCACCCGGGGCTAGCTGTGTAAGGGCAAGTGTGGCAAGTGTGGCTATTGGCTTTAGAGCATTGAGTGGAGTGGCAATAGGGAGCATGGTAGGTTGATGTCAAATATTGTTGATCACAATTAACCCACAAGAATTCCCCTTGTAAGTTCACAAGAAAtggaacttgcaaaagagagGTGTGGACATTAGCCACATGAAGATTTGTGGCACTACCTTTGTGCACTTGTAAAACGAGTTTGTTTGGTTTGAAATTGGTTTGGGGTAGTGGGGATGCCAAaacaagagaagagaaagaaaggaggACTAGAAGATAATGAAGCAAAGGAGCCAATGATGGAATTAGGCAAGCTTGCTTGAGAAACTAGATGGTGTGGCATATGAAGGTTTAACAGCATATTGTCCATTTTATAAAGGTGTGTTTCTAGGCCAGAGtgaaggaatattttttttgatgcaAAGAGTGAAGGAATATGGACACTTAATGTTTGGCATTGTTCATAATAGAGTTTGGGCCCATTTTGCTTATGATGGGCTTTGTGTGTTGTTTTTCTTATGGGTTCACATGCCAAGTTCAGAAATGAGCACAATCTATAGTAAGAGAACAAAGAGTTGATGAG comes from Castanea sativa cultivar Marrone di Chiusa Pesio chromosome 3, ASM4071231v1 and encodes:
- the LOC142628495 gene encoding gamma conglutin 1-like, whose product is MLPIATPLNALKPIATLATLALTQLAPGAITTRGLMVENPVTHQSAMGELAQDELLIQSTQGSNPGPMARVPQFLFTCAPSFLLQKGLPKNVRGVIGLGHAPISVPTQLASHFGFQPKFALCLTSSTRSNGVIFFGDGPYYMHPVPQLLIQFSSTRFSQQSLNFSLKSSRGVPQTKPVAPFGAQPGVTCLGFVDGGSHPKASIVIGAYQLEDNLLQFDLAKSRLGLSSSLKSRRTNCANFNFTCSP